The nucleotide window ATTTAGTTGACCTAGCAGGTTCTGAGCAGGCAAAACGAACAGGTGCAAATGGCATGCACTTGAAAGAAGGTAACTATAATGTTTCTTGGATAGAAGCTTTTTCTTGTATAAAGGAACTATACAATGGGATTTGATGGGGCTGTGGCAAGATTAACCCTTTATGTTTTTACAGTGGCTCTAGTAGTCTTTCACTCTCATTGCATTATTGCTCTTAAAAAGTTTGGAAAAACTACCGTTTAATGCTTTTACGTTTGGTTTTAAGTAGATACCCCTTATTTTTAAGACTATTTATTGGTCTTGTAACAGGCATTCATATCAACAAGGGTTTACTTGCTCCTCGAACCCGTCTTCCGCCAGTTCTAAtttctaatattttatttttctgtccTACTAAGTAATAAAGTCTGTTACTTCACTTCACTTCTATTTTGTGCAATGAAGATGGAACCATGTCTAAATGTGAATCCCAACTCAGTTGCTTACATTTCTGACAGTACATGGTGACATGCATATTCTAGACATTGCTATGGATTTGCCTTCTGTGACTGAAATTTTCGGGTCAAAATATTAAACTACTCTTCTCTGCACTCGATTAAGATGTTAGGTATGGTTTCTGGTTCAACATATGTATCTTTTTTGGAGAAAAGTTGATGGTATTCGAGGCTATATCTATTAGAAACCCAGAAACATTGAAGCAGTTTAAATAGAGAATTGATGGCAGCAAGTGTCACAAAGTTGattcctttctttgtttttgtgttcttgGCAGACCAACAGACCGGCCTCCGATCACTTTATCTATTCTCTGCTGGTTCTTCTTGCTTGGTCTACTTGGGTCAGTTGATATTTTCGTTTGTGATGAAATCCCATGTTGGACATTCAATCAAAGATTGTAGCTTTGGGGTTGGTGGTGGATTGTGTTTGGTGGGTTTGATTTGAAATGTGTTTTTACAGGTGTATAGCTCAGTTGATTGGGTATGCTGGGATTAATTACAGCTCTCCTACTCTTGGCACGGCTGTGTCAACCTTATTCCAGCTTTCACTTTTGTACTTGCAGTTATATTCAGGTTTTGCCCTCCTCTTATGTCTTTGGTGTAAAATGTTGTAGCTTGCTTTTCTATTCTATTAGGAAAATTGAGCATACATTGGAAGAAACCTTCATGGAGATTGAGAATCAgggttattttcttgttttggaaTGTGATCATCACAGTTGTTTTATCTTGTTAATGTGTTTTAGATTAGTTTTATGGAAGATTTGGTTTTAGTGTGTTGTATGCATGACGGACATTGTAGTATGctcttaaatttttgtttagaaGAACTAGTGTAAATACGAAATAGTTCAGTTTTCTTGTTATATTGTAGTATGCTGATGAGCTTTCTCTCATTCCAGATAAGAGTTCTGCAATGCATTTTTGAGTCACTTTCATAGTGCCATCCAATTCTAAATAATTCAATTGGGTGATTTCAGAATGGAAAAAATTGATCGGAGAAGCTACAGTACCCTAGCTAAAACCTTGGGAACAATAGTTTCAATATCAGGGGCTTTCATTGTGACTCTTTACAAGGGACCCCCACAACTGATGACAGCCTCAGTTGATTTATTGTCTCACAATAAACTTTTCTTGCCACAGTCGAATTGGGTCATTGGAGGAATGCTCCTTGGGTTTTATTGTGTGGTGGCTGCAGCATTTCTTATCATACAGGTGAAATCTGTAAAAGTTGATACCCTCACGAAACTGTCGAAGTTGAAGAATTATGATTATTTACTATACGTTTTCTGTATTTCAAGCATCAGTATTAAAAAAATACCCAGTAGAGCTCATTATAGTCTTTTACTATTGCTTCTTTGTGGCTATTCAATCTGTAGTGGTGTTGTGGTTTGTGGAAAGAGACTCAAGTGCTTGGGCCTTAAACCATAAGTTAAGGTTGTTTGCGGTTTTATACTCAGTAAGTAGATAAGCTAAATTGACGACAATATGATGCTCACTTTGAAACTTACTCAAACTCTCAGTGATACTATTGCAGGGAGTTTTTGGCTCAGCGTTCCAGGTTGGTGTTCCAGGTTGGACTTTTTAGTCTTGTTCCGCTTCGCAAGGTAACTACTTGCACTGTGGTTTGTTCAATCTTCCAACAATGTTGGGTGTTTTGTTCTTCTCTGTTGTAGTTGCTGTGTTCCTATTAGTTGCTTGTTAGCTTCCATGGTTCTACTTTTCGCAATGTCTTTTTAGTTTGCGATAGATGTGGCTGTTCAATTTATATACTTAAGTAATTATGTTAACCTTTCAGAGGAACTGTTGTCTCTTATTTTGTAAGGATTGGCCACGCCATTTTTAAGACTCTTAAAGTTTGACATGCCTGTTGGCCACCATGATTGGCATTCGTTGTAGTTGAAAGCATCCTCACTTGTATATGCTTCTGAAATCAGATTATGGTTATGGATTACAAACTTACATACCCCAGTGGGACTGCCACAA belongs to Rosa chinensis cultivar Old Blush chromosome 4, RchiOBHm-V2, whole genome shotgun sequence and includes:
- the LOC112199036 gene encoding LOW QUALITY PROTEIN: probable metal-nicotianamine transporter YSL6 (The sequence of the model RefSeq protein was modified relative to this genomic sequence to represent the inferred CDS: inserted 1 base in 1 codon); the encoded protein is MCFYRCIAQLIGYAGINYSSPTLGTAVXNLIPAFTFVLAVIFRMEKIDRRSYSTLAKTLGTIVSISGAFIVTLYKGPPQLMTASVDLLSHNKLFLPQSNWVIGGMLLGFYCVVAAAFLIIQASVLKKYPVELIIVFYYCFFVAIQSVVVLWFVERDSSAWALNHKLREFLAQRSRLVFQVGLFSLVPLRKIMVMDYKLTYPSGTATTMLINSFHTKSGAEIAGKQVQCLGKYLSMSLIWSCFKWFFNGIGDSCGFDNFPSLGLTLFKNTFYFDSSPTYVGCGLICPHIVNCSVLLGAIISWGFLWPLISQHAGHWYPADLGSNDFKGLYGYKVFIAIALILGDGPYNLTKIIAITIKEICNKSSKQSYLPLVKEKLDGESSEVTLEQKKRDEVFLKDRIPRGVH